The following proteins are co-located in the Streptomyces sp. NBC_01198 genome:
- a CDS encoding LytR/AlgR family response regulator transcription factor: MRPLRILAVDDEPPALDDLGYLLRGDHRVGRVLAADSSDAALRLLEAETIDAVFLDIRMPGLDGLDLVRVMSRFARPPAVVFVTAYEDFAVDAFALKACDYLLKPVGGERLAEAVRRVAALLEGQVEPQQPAAADPVPERIPVDLGGVTRFVSRDEVAYVEAKGDYVRLHTAGQAPLVRVPLAVLAERWEPHGFLRIHRSFLVSLRHVEELRSDAGHWTVRVAGSELPVSRRHTRQLRDVLVRWAPAPGPGPS, encoded by the coding sequence ATGAGACCGCTGCGGATCCTGGCCGTGGACGACGAGCCGCCCGCACTGGACGACCTCGGCTATCTGCTGCGCGGCGACCACCGGGTCGGCCGGGTGCTCGCCGCCGACAGCAGCGACGCGGCGCTGCGGCTGCTGGAGGCCGAAACGATCGACGCGGTCTTCCTGGACATCAGGATGCCGGGCCTGGACGGGCTGGACCTGGTCCGGGTGATGAGCCGCTTCGCCCGCCCGCCGGCCGTCGTCTTCGTCACCGCCTACGAGGACTTCGCCGTCGACGCCTTCGCCCTGAAGGCCTGCGACTACCTGCTCAAGCCGGTGGGCGGCGAGCGGCTGGCCGAGGCGGTGCGCCGGGTGGCCGCGCTGCTTGAGGGCCAGGTGGAGCCGCAGCAGCCCGCCGCGGCCGACCCGGTGCCGGAGCGGATCCCGGTGGACCTCGGCGGCGTCACCCGCTTCGTGTCCCGCGACGAGGTGGCCTACGTCGAGGCCAAGGGCGACTACGTGCGCCTGCACACCGCGGGCCAGGCGCCGCTGGTCCGGGTGCCGCTCGCGGTGCTCGCGGAACGCTGGGAGCCGCACGGCTTCCTGCGCATCCACCGCAGCTTCCTGGTCTCGCTGCGGCATGTCGAGGAGCTGCGCTCGGACGCCGGGCACTGGACCGTCAGGGTCGCGGGCAGCGAGCTGCCGGTGAGCCGCCGCCACACCAGGCAGTTGCGCGACGTCCTGGTGCGCTGGGCGCCCGCGCCGGGACCCGGCCCGTCATGA
- a CDS encoding sodium/solute symporter, with the protein MNPGLGLAALAVVLVATVAFGVYGLRMSRGTSDFYVASREVSPLWNASAIGGEYLSAASFLGVAGLVFAYGVDMLAYPVGYTAGYLVLLLLVAAPLRRSGAYTLPDFAEERLGSPAVRRVAGVLVAVIAWLYLVPQLQGAGLTLQTVTGAPRWAGAVVVAVVVVGVAAAGGMRSVTLVQGFQFWLKLTAIAVPALFLVMAWRSAGAPALTGPDLPRFGHTTVVTLQDPVRFDVTRPVTVTVSGRLDGRDHAAGSVRLGDGKHTAAAGTALTFPRGAAVPHKDGLTPSSGARWADPLSGAGGRSHPLYALYSILLATLLGTMGLPHVLVRFYTNPDGRAARRTTLLVLVLLSGFYLLPTVYGALGRVLAPQLLLTGQTDTAVLVLPQLTQAGEGGRLLGALATAGAFAAFVSTASGLTVSVAGVVSQDLLRGSTRGFRWASLVAGIPPLVMAVATDGLPVADAIGLAFAVAASSFCPLLVLGIWWRGLTDLGALFGLVAGGGLAAVAVVLTSVHDPGHGWSAALLEQPAAWTVPVAFAVMVTVSLMTRHRLSPAAVDRVMLRMHLPEEVGSGVPALPAVRPPTAGRS; encoded by the coding sequence GTGAACCCCGGTCTCGGCCTCGCGGCGCTCGCCGTGGTCCTGGTCGCCACGGTGGCCTTCGGCGTCTACGGCCTGCGGATGTCCCGGGGCACCTCGGACTTCTACGTCGCCTCCCGCGAGGTCTCGCCGCTGTGGAACGCCTCCGCGATCGGCGGGGAGTACCTGTCCGCGGCCTCCTTCCTCGGGGTCGCGGGGCTGGTGTTCGCCTACGGCGTGGACATGCTGGCGTACCCGGTCGGCTACACCGCCGGCTACCTTGTGCTGCTGCTCCTGGTCGCCGCCCCGCTGCGGCGCTCCGGCGCCTACACGCTGCCCGACTTCGCCGAGGAGCGGCTGGGCTCGCCGGCGGTGCGCCGGGTGGCCGGCGTCCTGGTCGCGGTCATCGCCTGGCTCTACCTGGTGCCGCAACTCCAGGGCGCGGGGCTGACCCTGCAGACGGTGACCGGCGCGCCGCGGTGGGCCGGCGCGGTGGTGGTGGCGGTGGTCGTGGTGGGCGTCGCGGCGGCCGGCGGCATGCGCAGCGTCACCCTCGTGCAGGGCTTCCAGTTCTGGCTGAAGCTCACCGCCATCGCGGTGCCCGCGCTCTTCCTGGTCATGGCCTGGCGCTCGGCCGGCGCGCCCGCGCTGACCGGTCCCGACCTCCCGCGCTTCGGCCACACCACCGTGGTGACGCTGCAGGACCCGGTCCGCTTCGACGTGACGCGGCCGGTGACCGTGACGGTCAGCGGGCGGCTCGACGGACGGGACCACGCGGCAGGATCCGTACGCCTCGGCGACGGCAAGCACACCGCGGCGGCCGGCACCGCGCTGACCTTCCCGCGCGGCGCCGCCGTCCCGCACAAGGACGGCCTCACACCCTCCTCCGGCGCCCGCTGGGCCGACCCGCTGTCCGGCGCGGGCGGCAGGTCCCATCCGCTCTACGCCCTCTACTCGATCCTGCTCGCGACCCTGCTGGGCACCATGGGGCTGCCGCACGTCCTGGTCCGCTTCTACACCAACCCCGACGGCAGGGCCGCCCGCCGCACCACCTTGCTGGTGCTGGTGCTGCTCAGCGGGTTCTACCTGCTGCCCACCGTCTACGGGGCACTGGGCCGGGTCCTGGCACCGCAGTTGCTGCTCACCGGGCAGACCGACACCGCCGTGCTGGTCCTGCCGCAGCTCACCCAGGCCGGCGAGGGCGGCCGGCTGCTCGGCGCGCTCGCCACCGCCGGCGCCTTCGCCGCCTTCGTCTCCACCGCCTCCGGCCTGACCGTGTCGGTGGCAGGAGTGGTCTCGCAGGACCTGCTGCGCGGCTCGACCCGGGGATTCCGCTGGGCGTCGCTGGTCGCCGGCATACCGCCGCTGGTGATGGCCGTCGCGACCGACGGCCTGCCGGTGGCCGACGCGATCGGCCTGGCCTTCGCGGTCGCCGCCTCGTCCTTCTGCCCGCTGCTGGTGCTCGGCATCTGGTGGCGCGGACTGACCGATCTGGGGGCGCTGTTCGGGCTGGTCGCCGGCGGCGGGCTGGCCGCCGTCGCGGTGGTGCTGACCAGCGTCCACGACCCCGGGCACGGCTGGAGCGCGGCGCTGCTCGAACAGCCCGCCGCCTGGACCGTTCCGGTCGCCTTCGCCGTGATGGTCACCGTGTCGCTGATGACCAGACACCGGCTCTCGCCCGCCGCCGTGGACCGGGTGATGCTGCGGATGCACCTGCCCGAGGAGGTCGGCTCGGGAGTTCCCGCGCTGCCGGCGGTCCGCCCGCCGACCGCTGGGCGCAGCTGA
- a CDS encoding acetate uptake transporter, which produces MSTSVPTPTIADPGPLGLAGFAATTFVLSSFNADLIDGSLLPVVLPLALFYGGLIQLLAGMWEFRKGNTFGATAFGSYGAFWLSYAAYVKFVVADLPADTAHQATGLFLLIWAIFTVYMTIAALRTNGALLAVFVALSATFIVLTVAEFAESTGITKVGGWLGLVTALLAWYASFAVVTNSTWKRAVVPVFAGAASAGAVRGGPVEGVEGAHS; this is translated from the coding sequence ATGAGCACCTCTGTACCCACACCCACCATCGCCGACCCCGGCCCGCTGGGCCTGGCCGGCTTCGCCGCCACCACCTTCGTCCTGAGCTCCTTCAACGCCGACCTGATCGACGGCAGCCTGCTCCCGGTGGTCCTGCCGCTGGCGCTGTTCTACGGCGGGCTCATCCAACTGCTCGCGGGGATGTGGGAGTTCAGGAAGGGCAACACCTTCGGGGCGACCGCGTTCGGCTCCTACGGCGCCTTCTGGCTGTCCTACGCCGCCTACGTGAAGTTCGTCGTCGCCGACCTGCCGGCCGACACCGCCCACCAGGCGACCGGTCTCTTCCTGCTGATCTGGGCGATCTTCACCGTCTACATGACCATCGCCGCGCTGCGCACCAACGGGGCGCTGCTCGCCGTCTTCGTCGCGCTGTCCGCGACCTTCATCGTGCTGACCGTCGCCGAGTTCGCCGAGTCCACCGGCATCACCAAGGTCGGCGGCTGGCTCGGCCTGGTCACCGCGCTGCTCGCCTGGTACGCCTCCTTCGCGGTGGTCACCAACAGCACCTGGAAACGCGCCGTCGTCCCGGTCTTCGCCGGCGCCGCATCGGCCGGCGCGGTGCGCGGCGGCCCGGTCGAGGGCGTCGAGGGCGCCCACTCATGA
- the acs gene encoding acetate--CoA ligase, with the protein MTDQTLSNLLREDRRFPPPPELAEQANVTAAAYDEAAADSEAFWAAQAARLDWAEPWTQVLDWSRAPFARWFVGGKLNVADNCVDRHVRAGRGDRVAFHWEGEPGDTRTLTYADLKDEVSRAANALLSLGVQAGDRVAIYLPMIPETVVAMLACARIGAPHTVVFGGFSAEALRGRVLDCDARVVITADGGYRKGAASALKPAVDEALEQCPDVRSVLVVRRTGQDVGWTEGRDVWWHDLVDTQSAEHTPEAFDSEHPLYIMYTSGTTARPKGILHTTGGYLTQVAWSHWAVFDVKADRDVYWTAADIGWVTGHSYIVYGPLANGVTSVLYEGTPDTPHQGRWWEIVAKYKVTILYCAPTAIRTFMKWGDAIPGRHDLTSLRLLGSVGEPINPEAWIWYRRAIGGDRTPVVDTWWQTETGAHMISPLPGVSVCKPGSALRPLPGVAADVVDDAGEPVPNGAGGYLVLTRPWPAMLRTIWGDEQRYLDTYWSRFPGRYFAGDGAKKDEDGDIWLLGRVDDVMNVSGHRISTTEVESALVSHPLVAEAAVVGATDATTGQGIVAFVILRGDAAGEGAEDPAQELRAHVAKEIGPIARPRQILVVAELPKTRSGKIMRRLLRDIAEKRELGDVTTLTDSSVMDAIRERLPESS; encoded by the coding sequence ATGACCGACCAGACACTGTCCAACCTGCTCAGGGAGGACAGACGCTTCCCGCCGCCGCCCGAGCTGGCGGAGCAGGCGAACGTCACCGCGGCGGCCTACGACGAGGCCGCCGCGGACAGCGAGGCCTTCTGGGCCGCCCAGGCGGCCCGGCTGGACTGGGCGGAGCCGTGGACGCAGGTCCTGGACTGGAGCCGGGCGCCCTTCGCCCGCTGGTTCGTCGGCGGGAAGCTCAACGTGGCCGACAACTGCGTCGACCGGCACGTCAGGGCGGGCCGCGGCGACCGGGTCGCCTTCCACTGGGAGGGCGAGCCGGGCGACACCCGCACCCTGACCTACGCCGACCTCAAGGACGAGGTGAGCAGGGCGGCCAACGCGCTGCTCTCGCTCGGCGTCCAGGCCGGCGACCGGGTCGCGATCTACCTGCCGATGATCCCCGAGACCGTGGTGGCCATGCTGGCCTGCGCCCGGATCGGCGCCCCGCACACCGTGGTCTTCGGCGGCTTCTCCGCCGAGGCGCTGCGCGGCCGGGTCCTGGACTGCGACGCCCGGGTGGTCATCACCGCCGACGGCGGTTACCGCAAGGGCGCGGCCTCCGCGCTCAAGCCCGCCGTGGACGAGGCGCTGGAGCAGTGCCCCGACGTCCGCAGCGTGCTGGTGGTGCGCCGCACCGGGCAGGACGTCGGCTGGACCGAGGGCCGGGACGTGTGGTGGCACGACCTGGTCGACACGCAGTCCGCCGAGCACACCCCCGAGGCGTTCGACAGCGAGCACCCGCTCTACATCATGTACACCTCGGGCACCACCGCCCGCCCCAAGGGCATCCTGCACACCACCGGGGGTTACCTGACCCAGGTGGCGTGGTCGCACTGGGCGGTCTTCGACGTCAAGGCCGACCGGGACGTCTACTGGACCGCCGCTGACATCGGCTGGGTCACCGGGCACTCGTACATCGTCTACGGCCCGCTGGCCAACGGGGTGACCTCGGTGCTCTACGAGGGCACCCCCGACACGCCCCACCAGGGCCGCTGGTGGGAGATCGTGGCGAAGTACAAGGTCACGATCCTCTACTGCGCGCCCACCGCGATCCGTACCTTCATGAAGTGGGGGGACGCCATCCCCGGCCGCCACGACCTGACGTCGCTGCGGCTGCTGGGGTCGGTGGGCGAGCCCATCAACCCCGAGGCGTGGATCTGGTACCGGCGCGCCATCGGCGGCGACCGCACACCGGTGGTCGACACCTGGTGGCAGACCGAGACCGGCGCGCACATGATCAGCCCGCTGCCCGGGGTGAGCGTCTGCAAGCCGGGCTCCGCCCTGCGCCCGCTGCCCGGAGTCGCCGCCGACGTGGTGGACGACGCGGGCGAGCCGGTGCCCAACGGCGCGGGCGGCTATCTGGTGCTGACCCGGCCCTGGCCGGCGATGCTGCGCACCATCTGGGGCGACGAGCAGCGCTACCTCGACACGTACTGGTCGCGCTTCCCGGGCCGCTACTTCGCCGGCGACGGTGCCAAGAAGGACGAGGACGGCGACATCTGGCTGCTGGGCCGGGTGGACGACGTGATGAACGTGTCCGGGCACCGCATCTCCACCACCGAGGTGGAGTCGGCGCTGGTCTCCCACCCGCTGGTGGCCGAGGCCGCGGTCGTCGGCGCCACCGACGCCACCACCGGGCAGGGCATCGTCGCCTTCGTGATCCTGCGCGGCGACGCGGCCGGCGAGGGCGCGGAGGACCCGGCGCAGGAACTGCGGGCCCATGTCGCCAAGGAGATCGGGCCGATCGCCCGGCCGCGGCAGATCCTGGTCGTCGCCGAGCTGCCCAAGACCCGCTCCGGCAAGATCATGCGCCGGCTGCTGCGGGACATCGCTGAGAAGCGCGAACTCGGCGACGTCACGACGCTGACGGACTCCTCGGTGATGGACGCGATCCGCGAGCGGCTGCCGGAGAGCTCCTGA
- a CDS encoding carbohydrate-binding protein: MSLLPRPRAYQGRPFGGDVGPAGAQLIPGRLMCAYYDIGGEGVAFHDAAHRNQGSGLLNPPDGSYLNGFRADEAVGISYTKGNGIDDHPFNAVQPALGLLYVGWTSPGNWLRYTVDVTAPGPYTATLLYTAPQGGAIALTLDDAPVTEVVEVPSTADDADEVPWRQAHHWAELTFPLPPAEPGRHVLTLHTVRTGLMNYAWLDVRGHERAV, translated from the coding sequence GTGTCCCTGCTGCCTCGTCCCCGCGCCTACCAGGGCCGCCCGTTCGGCGGTGATGTCGGCCCCGCAGGGGCGCAGCTGATCCCGGGACGCCTGATGTGCGCGTACTACGACATCGGCGGCGAGGGGGTGGCCTTCCATGACGCGGCCCACCGCAACCAGGGCAGCGGGCTGCTCAACCCGCCGGACGGCAGCTACCTCAACGGCTTCCGGGCGGACGAGGCCGTCGGCATCAGCTACACCAAGGGCAACGGCATCGACGACCACCCGTTCAACGCCGTGCAGCCCGCCCTCGGGCTGCTCTACGTCGGGTGGACCTCGCCGGGCAACTGGCTGCGCTACACCGTGGACGTCACCGCGCCGGGGCCGTACACCGCGACGCTGCTGTACACCGCGCCGCAGGGCGGGGCGATCGCGCTGACCCTGGACGACGCCCCGGTCACCGAGGTCGTGGAGGTGCCCTCGACGGCGGACGACGCCGACGAGGTGCCGTGGCGGCAGGCGCACCACTGGGCGGAGCTGACCTTCCCGCTGCCGCCGGCGGAGCCCGGCCGGCACGTGCTGACCCTGCACACCGTGCGGACCGGGCTGATGAACTACGCCTGGCTCGACGTCCGGGGGCACGAGCGGGCCGTCTGA
- a CDS encoding aldo/keto reductase produces the protein MAYRRLGASGLLIPEISLGLWQNFGDDVGADRHRAIITHAFDRGVTHFDLANNYGEPAGSAEANFGEVLRRDLGRHRNELVVTSKAGYRMWPGPYGEWGSRKYLTASLDQSLARLGLDYVDIFYSHRFDPHTPLEETCGALADLVRQGKALYVGVSNYDAEQTARAIALLKELGVPLAAHQPRYSMLDRTLEDGLLDVLDGAGVGCVCYSPLAQGLLTGRYLTGTPADSRMARGVTLRRSSLSPELVAALRGLEAVARARGQSLAQTALSWALRDRRVTSLIIGASSVGQFDESLDALRGPAFTDAELAEVDRLLAGTEGTEI, from the coding sequence ATGGCCTACCGCAGGCTCGGCGCGAGCGGACTGCTGATACCCGAGATCTCGCTCGGGCTGTGGCAGAACTTCGGCGACGACGTCGGCGCGGACCGGCACCGCGCGATCATCACCCACGCCTTCGACCGCGGTGTCACCCACTTCGACCTCGCCAACAACTACGGCGAGCCGGCCGGCTCCGCGGAGGCCAACTTCGGCGAGGTGCTGCGCCGGGACCTGGGCCGCCACCGCAACGAGCTGGTCGTCACCTCGAAGGCCGGCTACCGCATGTGGCCCGGCCCGTACGGCGAGTGGGGCTCGCGCAAGTACCTGACGGCGAGCCTGGATCAGTCGCTGGCCCGGCTCGGCCTGGACTACGTCGACATCTTCTACTCGCACCGCTTCGACCCGCACACCCCGCTGGAGGAGACCTGCGGCGCGCTGGCCGATCTGGTGCGGCAGGGCAAGGCGCTCTACGTCGGGGTGTCCAACTACGACGCCGAGCAGACCGCGCGGGCCATCGCGCTGCTCAAGGAGCTGGGGGTGCCGCTGGCGGCGCACCAGCCGCGCTATTCGATGCTGGACCGGACCCTGGAGGACGGGCTGCTCGACGTGCTCGACGGCGCCGGGGTGGGCTGCGTGTGCTACTCGCCGCTCGCCCAGGGTTTGCTGACCGGCCGTTACCTGACCGGCACCCCGGCGGACTCCCGGATGGCGCGCGGCGTGACCCTGCGCCGCTCCAGCCTCAGCCCGGAGCTGGTGGCCGCGCTGCGCGGTCTGGAGGCGGTGGCGCGCGCGCGCGGGCAGAGCCTGGCGCAGACGGCACTGTCCTGGGCGCTGCGCGACCGGCGGGTGACCTCGCTGATCATCGGGGCGAGCAGCGTCGGGCAGTTCGACGAGAGCCTGGACGCGCTGCGCGGCCCGGCCTTCACCGACGCGGAACTGGCCGAGGTCGACCGGCTGCTGGCCGGCACCGAGGGGACGGAGATCTAG
- a CDS encoding carbohydrate ABC transporter permease: MRATFDRLWARRRLLTYLGLVVAVVITLLPFLWMLLGSFKTQGEILRDPSGFLPQHPTSGNYSTWFDRLHLGRFFLNSLIVALVTVAGNLLFCSMVGYALAKFHFAGKRLVFTLVMITLMVPGVVTFVPLFVLVTKLGLTNTYAALILPFLTSPMGVFMMRQFISGIPDTLLEAARIDGAGELRIWARIVMPLCGPPLATLGILTFLGSWNNFLWPLVAAQSQDMYTLPVALSLYSTGQIATQYGLLLAGSVLVIAPIVLVFVFVQRYFTQSIATVGVR, from the coding sequence ATGCGGGCGACCTTCGACCGCCTGTGGGCGCGGCGGCGGCTGCTGACGTATCTCGGCCTGGTCGTCGCGGTGGTGATCACGCTGCTGCCGTTCCTGTGGATGCTGCTCGGGTCGTTCAAGACCCAGGGCGAGATCCTGCGCGACCCGTCCGGCTTCCTGCCGCAGCACCCGACGTCGGGCAACTACAGCACCTGGTTCGACCGGCTGCACCTGGGCCGGTTCTTCCTCAACAGCCTGATCGTGGCGCTGGTGACGGTGGCCGGCAATCTGCTGTTCTGCTCGATGGTCGGCTACGCGCTGGCCAAGTTCCACTTCGCGGGCAAGCGGCTGGTGTTCACCCTGGTGATGATCACCTTGATGGTGCCCGGCGTGGTCACCTTCGTCCCGCTGTTCGTGCTGGTCACCAAGCTCGGCCTGACCAACACCTACGCGGCGCTGATCCTGCCGTTCCTGACCTCGCCGATGGGGGTGTTCATGATGCGGCAGTTCATCTCCGGCATCCCCGACACCCTGCTGGAGGCGGCCAGGATCGACGGCGCGGGCGAGCTGCGGATCTGGGCGCGGATCGTGATGCCGCTGTGCGGGCCGCCGCTGGCGACGCTGGGCATCCTGACCTTCCTCGGCTCCTGGAACAACTTCCTGTGGCCGCTGGTCGCCGCGCAGAGCCAGGACATGTACACCCTGCCGGTCGCGCTGTCGCTGTACTCGACCGGCCAGATCGCCACCCAGTACGGCCTGCTGCTGGCCGGCTCCGTCCTGGTCATCGCGCCCATCGTGCTCGTGTTCGTCTTCGTCCAGCGGTACTTCACCCAGAGCATCGCGACCGTCGGCGTCCGCTAG
- a CDS encoding carbohydrate ABC transporter permease gives MAVLTGGAEKGAAARPAGRGGGAGHAPGAPRSLRRRQSLIAWGFSLPFVLLFASFTLIPLLSSFLMSFTDFKSADVDSPFAVNFVGIDQYRTLFGSAQFLKSLRNTAYFVVVGIPLTMGIALVLAVALNSGISRFRTAFRVGFYTPVVTSIVAVAVVWRFILQKDGPLNAVLGWVGISGPDWLNSTTWAMPAMIGLGVWRNMGTLMVIFLAGLQTIPAEVTEAAMIDGAGPVKRFLRITVPLMRPTLLFGAVLLSVWYLQFFEEPFVMTQGGPLDATLSVSYFAFKQFGFGNYAYASAASYVLFVAIALLSMVMFRALRSKED, from the coding sequence ATGGCCGTCCTCACCGGAGGAGCCGAGAAGGGTGCCGCCGCCAGGCCCGCGGGCCGCGGCGGCGGCGCCGGCCACGCTCCCGGCGCACCGCGCAGCCTGCGCCGCCGGCAGAGCCTCATCGCCTGGGGTTTCTCGCTGCCCTTCGTCCTGCTCTTCGCCTCCTTCACCCTCATCCCGCTGCTGTCGTCGTTCCTGATGTCCTTCACCGACTTCAAGAGCGCCGACGTCGACAGCCCGTTCGCGGTGAACTTCGTCGGCATCGACCAGTACCGCACGCTCTTCGGGAGCGCGCAGTTCCTCAAGTCGCTGCGCAACACCGCTTATTTCGTCGTGGTCGGCATCCCGCTCACCATGGGCATCGCGCTGGTCCTCGCGGTGGCGCTGAACAGCGGCATCAGCCGCTTCCGCACCGCCTTCCGGGTCGGCTTCTACACCCCGGTGGTCACCAGCATCGTCGCGGTGGCCGTGGTGTGGCGCTTCATCCTGCAAAAGGACGGCCCGCTCAACGCGGTGCTGGGCTGGGTCGGGATCAGCGGTCCCGACTGGTTGAACAGCACCACCTGGGCGATGCCGGCGATGATCGGCCTCGGCGTGTGGCGCAACATGGGCACGCTGATGGTGATCTTCCTCGCCGGGCTGCAGACGATCCCCGCCGAGGTCACCGAGGCGGCCATGATCGACGGCGCCGGGCCGGTCAAGCGGTTCCTGCGGATCACCGTCCCGCTGATGCGGCCGACGCTGCTGTTCGGCGCGGTGCTGCTGTCGGTGTGGTATCTGCAGTTCTTCGAGGAGCCGTTCGTGATGACCCAGGGCGGCCCGCTGGACGCGACGCTGTCGGTCAGCTACTTCGCGTTCAAGCAGTTCGGGTTCGGCAACTATGCGTACGCGTCCGCCGCGAGCTACGTGCTCTTCGTCGCCATCGCGCTGCTCAGCATGGTGATGTTCCGCGCCCTGAGATCCAAGGAGGACTGA